A window of Penaeus chinensis breed Huanghai No. 1 unplaced genomic scaffold, ASM1920278v2 CTG_603, whole genome shotgun sequence contains these coding sequences:
- the LOC125024824 gene encoding uncharacterized protein LOC125024824 — MAPSQSKLTHALYEMTTQTSKKVLKLVLEAGTPKWQADKTFYEYLIQVKMITMTTIRKKFNQSQRRKMEKSDITTFDVSLLYTCIIFGCDNLAPPDDRQWTTPSATMEWIVTSIKNKRNDFLHDGFVVDDQNFFRVIEELRDLLNKALKKAAEIYNIDDDIIQGKLEDLNKEINSLRDNPSQTSGCHGMVLDRLRQQVKVEGKQELKKIYRKESSFGPASNLLGKSKVRVDKVFTTMEIMQGGSHESIQYSELLTEAEKRREQKGKDCSVLLIEGPAGVGKTTLTRKMISDWASGASSMKTLTDYEFVYLSRCRDEINSLGHLLGSLMPKFKIKVQGEHGLIECIQQNRLMFIVDGLDELHSSTDRVLREIMEMGRTDDITVLCTTRPNKVPDFNRHVPENYDIMHVKVLGIEENRREEFVRNYSQALQDPGPMNRDISGLLRYLARKDSRMQAHWRFPFNLVLVTILWFFDPHAVNSLTTATELFTKTHELCIKRLLQRLSDHEETRTVEGAELKDKVMKLMKKLCKEAFINHCGDAVVLSKPSVQRLKEACRLPKLPANEVLGAFLIQATSLTGDDVRYSFPHKGFQDFYAAMHVMEIIMADELGLNIPEIIDGIENVLRYQEVPQNISSSLLRECNLLLSKCQREAARQLPSIQSVLEEETKDAAKYNNKDIKLNLIKYQNIFIHLTGLLHLRGKPLAEERSKELVELLKATGIRDTSQWLDLLSEVKCDGSMSELLAKAMDLTGRIEISDGHLAAFMRVLSHARPSLLDLTISGDPEDIPCLRDVLVGMIDTTWKVELRLRHDFRHPRAGGSILDDTLQQVFRR; from the coding sequence ATGGCTCCGTCCCAGTCCAAGCTGACCCACGCCTTATACGAGATGACCACTCAGACGAGCAAGAAGGTGCTCAAGTTGGTGCTAGAGGCGGGCACTCCCAAGTGGCAGGCTGACAAGACCTTTTACGAGTACCTCATACAGGTGAAGATGATCACTATGACAACAATACGCAAGAAGTTTAATCAGAGtcaaaggagaaagatggagaagagtgATATCACGACGTTTGATGTCTCACTTTTATACACCTGCATCATATTCGGTTGTGATAACTTGGCACCTCCGGATGATCGTCAGTGGACAACACCTTCAGCAACCATGGAATGGATTGTGACATCCATCAAGAATAAAAGGAACGATTTCCTCCATGATGGGTTTGTTGTGGATGACCAAAACTTTTTTAGGGTGATAGAGGAGCTGAGAGATCTGCTCAATAAAGCCCTCAAGAAAGCAGCAGAAATCTACAACATAGATGATGATATCATCCAAGGTAAATTGGAAGATCTAAACAAAGAGATCAACAGTCTCAGAGACAATCCCTCACAGACATCAGGTTGTCACGGAATGGTTCTCGACAGACTGCGCCAGCAGGTGAAAGTCGAAGGGAAACAGGAGCTGAAGAAGATTTACAGAAAGGAGTCCAGTTTTGGACCAGCTTCGAATTTGCTTGGGAAATCGAAGGTGCGTGTGGACAAAGTCTTCACCACGATGGAAATCATGCAGGGTGGTTCACATGAGTCCATCCAATATAGTGAGCTTCTtacagaggcagagaagagacgggaacagaaagggaaagactgTTCCGTGTTGCTCATCGAAGGGCCTGCGGGTGTTGGCAAGACAACCCTCACAAGAAAGATGATAAGTGACTGGGCCTCAGGTGCTAGTTCCATGAAGACTCTCACTGattatgaatttgtatatttaaGTAGGTGCCGAGATGAAATAAATTCCCTTGGCCACCTCCTTGGCTCTTTGATGCCCAAATTTAAAATCAAAGTCCAAGGCGAACATGGTCTAATTGAGTGCATTCAGCAAAACAGACTCATGTTCATTGTGGATGGGCTCGATGAACTTCATTCATCAACAGATAGAGTGCTGAGAGAAATCATGGAAATGGGCAGAACCGACGACATAACTGTTCTCTGCACAACACGACCCAACAAAGTCCCTGACTTCAACAGACATGTACCAGAGAACTATGACATTATGCATGTCAAGGTTTTGGGTATAGAAGAGAACAGACGTGAAGAGTTTGTAAGAAATTATAGCCAGGCTTTACAGGACCCTGGCCCCATGAACAGAGACATCTCTGGCCTCCTCCGGTATCTGGCAAGGAAAGACAGCCGGATGCAAGCCCACTGGCGGTTCCCTTTCAACTTGGTCCTCGTGACAATATTATGGTTCTTTGATCCACATGCTGTGAACAGTCTGACCACAGCGACAGAACTCTTCACAAAGACACATGAGTTGTGCATAAAAAGATTACTTCAGAGGCTGTCTGACCATGAAGAAACAAGAACTGTCGAGGGTGCTGAACTGAAAGATAAAGTTATGAAGCTAATGAAGAAGCTCTGCAAAGAGGCCTTCATAAACCACTGTGGGGATGCTGTAGTTCTGTCCAAGCCTTCAGTACAAAGGCTGAAGGAGGCATGTCGCCTTCCAAAGCTTCCAGCAAATGAGGTTCTTGGAGCCTTCCTTATCCAGGCAACTTCTCTGACTGGTGATGACGTGAGGTACAGTTTTCCCCATAAAGGTTTTCAAGATTTTTATGCGGCTATGCATGTGATGGAGATCATCATGGCAGATGAACTGGGACTAAACATCCCTGAAATAATAGATGGGATTGAGAACGTTCTGCGTTATCAAGAAGTTCCTCAAAACATTAGCAGTTCTCTTCTCCGTGAATGCAATTTGCTTTTGTCAAAATGCCAACGTGAAGCAGCCAGGCAATTGCCTAGTATCCAGAGTGTTCTAGAAGAAGAAACCAAGGACGCTGCCAAGTACAACAACAAAGATATAAAGCTTAATTTGATTAAGTACCAGAACATTTTCATTCATCTCACTGGTTTGCTTCACCTCAGAGGAAAGCCATTGGCAGAGGAAAGATCAAAGGAGCTAGTGGAATTACTCAAGGCCACTGGTATACGTGATACATCCCAGTGGCTGGACTTGCTCTCCGAGGTCAAGTGCGACGGCTCGATGAGCGAATTACTTGCCAAGGCGATGGATCTCACGGGACGCATAGAAATATCCGACGGCCATTTAGCTGCATTCATGCGTGTTCTGAGCCATGCACGTCCGTCACTCTTGGATCTGACTATCAGCGGAGACCCTGAGGACATCCCGTGCCTGCGGGATGTCCTCGTGGGGATGATAGACACGACGTGGAAGGTGGAGCTAAGGCTCCGCCACGACTTCCGTCACCCGAGAGCCGGCGGGAGCATCCTCGATGATACTCTTCAGCAGGTTTTTCGAAGGTAA